In Desulfomicrobium escambiense DSM 10707, the DNA window TCGCGGTGAGCGGCTGCGCGACCATGGACCAGCAAACCAAGACCACCAAGGGTGCAGCCTACGGCGCGGGCGGCGGCGCCGTCGCCGGTGCGATATTGGGCGGGATCATCGGCCGTGACGTCAAGGGCGCGGCCATCGGCGCGGCGGCCGGCGCGGCCATCGGCGGTCTGGCTGGGGCCGGCGTGGGCCACATGATGGACAAGCAGGAGGCGGAGATGCGCGATGCCCTGGCCACGTCCGAGGAAGTGGCCGTCCGGCGCGAGGGTGATCTCATCGCCCTGACCCTGAAGGGCGACGTATCCTTCGACGTGAACTCCGACGTGGTCCTTCCGGGCTTGTACACCGAACTGGATCGCATCGCGCAGATCCTGGTCAAATACCCCGACACGACCATCGTCATCGAAGGGCACACGGACAGCAC includes these proteins:
- a CDS encoding OmpA family protein, with product MKKILLTVLIAVFAVSGCATMDQQTKTTKGAAYGAGGGAVAGAILGGIIGRDVKGAAIGAAAGAAIGGLAGAGVGHMMDKQEAEMRDALATSEEVAVRREGDLIALTLKGDVSFDVNSDVVLPGLYTELDRIAQILVKYPDTTIVIEGHTDSTGSDTYNQGLSERRALSVQRLLVQRGVSEYRISTIGYGETRPVATNNTPEGRQMNRRVEIRVNPNAQTQPQGQPAPVQ